The Nothobranchius furzeri strain GRZ-AD chromosome 6, NfurGRZ-RIMD1, whole genome shotgun sequence genome includes a region encoding these proteins:
- the LOC139070453 gene encoding E3 SUMO-protein ligase ZBED1-like, translating to MERRMQLRTGAFAVMAELSSELALQIKDPPKTLKADIWSRFGFYQQSGRHDLDMSYAVCKTCHSKIKYVGNTTNLRNHVSRFHPELLTITPAVEPPSPAQPKINAALSIIPPNSEKGKKITQAVGAFIAKDLRPYSVVENPGFKHMLKTLEPRYKVPARSHFAEQVIPALYDETKAKILTSMSKANLVAITCDSWTSVATESYITVTAHYMSEDWQIISLVLQTRAVYESHTGAHLAELLSDVVSEWQLSDKDIVLVTDNASNMILAAQIRKFKHVRCFAHTLNLASQRGLRVASLTRLLGRIRRISIFFHRSTTASHCLKVNQKCLGLKNQTLLTDVPTRWNSSYDMVQRFLEQQPAICATLLSPEVRKGESDICTLNETDVSNAEDAVSALKAMKDATTLISEESNPTISLIAPLKAQLLQNMTSSISDSPMIPDIKNAVRTDLMNRYSSEAEKKMLCTASALDPRFKGLPFLTEKERSDVYREVTEEATCLEQECILAMHPKVPVQPEVQKDGTSADDPSAAKRKPTSLLVSLLGQSFNDVEVSEESKTPYVRAEEEMDNYLKTSSLPLSEDPLNWWRVHKVTFPLLARLSKRYLCIPGTSVSAERVFSTAGDVITAKRSTLKPQHHTAEENVRVRQPMCALGSLSARSVSDSCSLGCRDLNMHTALSFLVLLSCAADQVRPRFQLSHQAGT from the exons ATGGAGCGACGAATGCAGCTGCGCACTGGCGCCTTTGCGGTCATGGCGGAACTAAGCTCCGAGTTAGCGTTACAGATAAAAGACCCTCCAAAGACACTGAAAGCAGACATATGGAGCCGTTTTGGATTTTACCAACAATCAGGGAGACATGATTTGGACATGTCATATGCCGTGTGTAAAACCTGCCACAGCAAGATTAAATACGTCGGGAACACCACCAATTTAAGGAATCATGTTAGCCGTTTCCACCCTGAGTTGCTAACAATAACACCGGCTGTTGAACCGCCCAGCCCTGCGCAGCCAAAAATTAATGCGGCTCTCTCAATAATACCTCCCAACTCGGAAAAAGGGAAGAAAATAACCCAGGCTGTGGGGGCTTTCATTGCGAAGGATTTACGACCGTATTCTGTCGTGGAAAACCCTGGGTTCAAACACATGTTAAAGACACTGGAGCCACGATACAAGGTCCCTGCACGTAGCCACTTCGCAGAACAGGTAATTCCTGCACTGTATGATGAAACCAAAGCCAAGATATTAACCTCCATGAGCAAAGCTAATTTAGTAGCAATAACATGCGATTCCTGGACTTCAGTGGCAACAGAGTCCTATATTACAGTGACGGCACACTACATGAGCGAGGACTGGCAGATTATTTCCCTCGTGCTGCAGACGAGAGCTGTTTATGAGTCTCACACAGGTGCACATCTGGCAGAGCTACTTTCAGATGTTGTTTCAGAGTGGCAGCTGTCAGATAAAGATATTGTCCTGGTTACAGACAATGCTTCAAACATGATTCTTGCAGCTCAAATCAGAAAATTCAAACATGTCAGATGCTTTGCTCACACATTGAACCTGGCATCACAGCGTGGGCTTCGAGTTGCATCGCTTACCAGGCTTCTGGGAAGAATCAGACGTATATCCATATTCTTCCATCGTAGCACAACAGCAAGCCACTGTTTAAAGGTAAATCAGAAATGCTTGGGTCTGAAAAATCAAACACTACTCACAGATGTACCAACAAGGTGGAACAGTTCCTACGACATGGTCCAGAGGTTTTTGGAACAGCAACCTGCCATTTGTGCCACCTTGTTGTCACCGGAAGTTAGAAAAGGAGAGTCTGACATCTGCACACTCAACGAGACAGATGTATCTAATGCTGAAGACGCTGTCAGTGCATTAAAAGCAATGAAAGATGCAACCACACTAATATCTGAGGAAAGCAATCCAACCATCTCCTTGATTGCTCCACTCAAGGCACAACTTCTCCAAAACATGACCAGCAGCATCAGCGACTCACCCATGATTCCCGACATCAAGAATGCTGTCAGAACAGATCTCATGAACAGGTACAGCTCTGAGGCAGAGAAGAAAATGCTTTGTACAGCCTCGGCCCTGGATCCCCGCTTTAAGGGATTACCTTTCCTGACAGAGAAGGAGCGATCAGATGTCTACAGAGAAGTGACTGAGGAGGCAACATGTTTGGAG CAGGAGTGTATTCTGGCCATGCACCCAAAAGTTCCGGTGCAACCCGAAGTTCAGAAGGATGGAACCTCGGCAGACGATCCCTCGGCTGCTAAAAGAAAGCCTACATCATTACTTGTGAGCTTGCTGGGACAGTCTTTCAATGATGTTGAGGTTAGTGAAGAATCCAAGACCCCCTATGTCAGAGCTGAAGAGGAAATGGATAATTATTTGAAAACGTCATCATTGCCCCTGTCAGAGGACCCTTTAAACTGGTGGAGGGTACACAAGGTTACATTTCCTCTCCTGGCTCGACTGTCAAAACGATACCTTTGCATCCCTGGAACAAGTGTATCTGCAGAacgtgttttctccactgctggaGACGTTATCACGGCCAAAAGATCTACTCTCAAACCACAGCAT cacacggcagaggaaaacgtgcgcgtgcGGCAGCctatgtgcgcgctcggcagcctctctgcgcgctcggtttctgactcctgctcgctcggct
- the LOC139070454 gene encoding E3 SUMO-protein ligase ZBED1-like, translated as MERRMQLRTGAFAVMAELSSELALQIKDPPKTLKADIWSRFGFYQQSGRHDLDMSYAVCKTCHSKIKYVGNTTNLRNHVSRFHPELLTITPAVEPPSPAQPKINAALSIIPPNSEKGKKITQAVGAFIAKDLRPYSVVENPGFKHMLKTLEPRYKVPARSHFAEQVIPALYDETKAKILTSMSKANLVAITCDSWTSVATESYITVTAHYMSEDWQIISLVLQTRAVYESHTGAHLAELLSDVVSEWQLSDKDIVLVTDNASNMILAAQIRKFKHVRCFAHTLNLASQHGLRVASLTRLLGRIRRISIFFHRSTTASHCLKVNQKCLGLKNQKLLTDVPTRWNSSYNMVQRFLEQQPAICATLLSPEVRKGESDICTLNETDVSNAEDAVSALKAMKDATTLISEESNPTISLIAPLKAQLLQNMTSSISDSPMIHDIKNAVRTDLMNRYSSEAEKKMLCTASALDPRFKGLPFLTEKERSDVYREVTEEATCLEQECILAMHPKVPVQPEVQKDGTSADDPSAAKRKPTSLLVSLLGQSFNDVEVSEESKTPYVRAEEEMDNHLKTSSLPLSEDPLNWWRVHKVTFPLLARLSKRYLCIPGTSVSAERVFSTAGDVITAKRSTLKPQHHTAEENVRVRQPMCALGSLSARSVSDSCSLGCILQL; from the exons ATGGAGCGACGAATGCAGCTGCGCACTGGCGCCTTTGCGGTCATGGCGGAACTAAGCTCCGAGTTAGCGTTACAGATAAAAGACCCTCCAAAGACACTGAAAGCAGACATATGGAGCCGTTTTGGATTTTACCAACAATCAGGGAGACATGATTTGGACATGTCATATGCCGTGTGTAAAACCTGCCACAGCAAGATTAAATACGTCGGGAACACCACCAATTTAAGGAATCATGTTAGCCGTTTCCACCCTGAGTTGCTAACAATAACACCAGCTGTTGAACCGCCCAGCCCTGCGCAGCCAAAAATTAATGCGGCTCTCTCAATAATACCTCCCAACTCGGAAAAAGGGAAGAAAATAACCCAGGCTGTGGGGGCTTTCATTGCGAAGGATTTACGACCGTATTCTGTCGTGGAAAACCCTGGGTTCAAACACATGTTAAAGACACTGGAGCCACGATACAAGGTCCCTGCACGTAGCCACTTCGCAGAACAGGTAATTCCTGCACTGTATGATGAAACCAAAGCCAAGATATTAACCTCCATGAGCAAAGCTAATTTAGTAGCAATAACATGCGATTCCTGGACTTCAGTGGCAACAGAGTCCTATATTACAGTGACGGCACACTACATGAGCGAGGACTGGCAGATTATTTCCCTCGTGCTGCAGACGAGAGCTGTTTATGAGTCTCACACAGGTGCACATCTGGCAGAGCTACTTTCAGATGTTGTTTCAGAGTGGCAGCTGTCAGATAAAGATATTGTCCTGGTTACAGACAACGCTTCAAACATGATTCTTGCAGCTCAAATCAGAAAATTCAAACATGTCAGATGCTTTGCTCACACATTGAACCTGGCATCACAGCATGGGCTTCGAGTTGCATCGCTTACCAGGCTTCTGGGAAGAATCAGACGTATATCCATATTCTTCCATCGTAGCACAACAGCAAGCCACTGTTTAAAGGTAAATCAGAAATGCTTGGGTCTGAAAAATCAAAAACTACTCACAGATGTACCAACAAGGTGGAACAGTTCCTACAACATGGTCCAGAGGTTTTTGGAACAGCAACCTGCCATTTGTGCCACCTTGTTGTCACCGGAAGTTAGAAAAGGAGAGTCTGACATCTGCACACTCAACGAGACAGATGTATCTAATGCTGAAGACGCTGTCAGTGCATTAAAAGCAATGAAAGATGCAACCACACTAATATCTGAGGAAAGCAATCCAACCATCTCCTTGATTGCTCCACTCAAGGCACAACTTCTCCAAAACATGACCAGCAGCATCAGCGACTCACCCATGATTCACGACATCAAGAATGCTGTCAGAACAGATCTCATGAACAGGTACAGCTCTGAGGCAGAGAAGAAAATGCTTTGTACAGCCTCGGCCCTGGATCCCCGCTTTAAGGGATTACCTTTCCTGACAGAGAAGGAGCGATCAGATGTCTACAGAGAAGTGACTGAGGAGGCAACATGTTTGGAG CAGGAGTGTATCCTGGCCATGCACCCAAAAGTTCCGGTGCAACCCGAAGTTCAGAAGGATGGAACCTCGGCAGACGATCCCTCGGCTGCTAAAAGAAAGCCTACATCATTACTTGTGAGCTTGCTGGGACAGTCTTTCAATGATGTTGAGGTTAGTGAAGAATCCAAGACCCCCTATGTCAGAGCTGAAGAGGAAATGGATAATCATTTGAAAACGTCATCATTGCCCCTGTCAGAGGACCCTTTAAACTGGTGGAGGGTACACAAGGTTACATTTCCTCTCCTGGCTCGACTGTCAAAACGATACCTTTGCATCCCTGGAACAAGTGTATCTGCAGAacgtgttttctccactgctggaGACGTTATCACGGCCAAAAGATCTACTCTCAAACCACAGCAT cacacggcagaggaaaacgtgcgcgtgcGGCAGCctatgtgcgcgctcggcagcctctctgcgcgctcggtttctgactcctgctcgctcggct gtattttacagttgtga